The Sporocytophaga myxococcoides genome contains a region encoding:
- a CDS encoding NUDIX domain-containing protein — protein MELTQNPWKTVSSRSIYDNPWISVREDQVINPKGGNGIYGVVTFKNIAIGIIPVDDEGYTYLVGQYRYTLNEYSWEIPEGGGPIGIDPLESAKRELKEETGFTADQWTNICTIHTSNSVTSEVGYLYLAQGLKDGESEPEDTEELQVKRVHLKDAVEMVMNNEITDSLSIAGILKAARILKI, from the coding sequence ATGGAGCTAACTCAAAACCCATGGAAAACAGTCTCTTCCAGATCTATTTATGACAATCCATGGATTTCTGTCCGCGAAGATCAGGTAATCAACCCAAAAGGAGGAAATGGAATTTACGGAGTAGTAACTTTTAAAAATATAGCTATCGGAATTATCCCGGTAGATGACGAAGGCTATACATACCTTGTTGGTCAATACAGATATACACTAAATGAATATTCCTGGGAAATTCCTGAAGGTGGGGGACCAATTGGTATTGACCCACTTGAGTCTGCAAAAAGAGAACTCAAAGAAGAAACAGGTTTTACTGCTGATCAATGGACCAATATCTGCACTATCCATACGTCAAACAGCGTAACCTCCGAAGTCGGTTATTTATATCTTGCACAAGGGCTGAAAGATGGAGAAAGCGAGCCTGAAGATACTGAAGAATTGCAGGTAAAGAGAGTACATCTGAAAGATGCGGTGGAAATGGTGATGAACAATGAAATTACTGATAGTCTGAGTATAGCAGGTATTCTGAAAGCTGCTAGAATATTGAAGATCTGA